In Massilia violaceinigra, one DNA window encodes the following:
- a CDS encoding GFA family protein, which produces MKTYLGSCHCGAVRFEADIDLSLETLRCNCSFCKKIRWWAAIVKPESFRLLCGASELSDYQFQRRVEHHLFCRHCGVPPFCIGQSPRLGKFYGVNIACLDGVTDDELSWVPVRYVDGRNDEWDKPPAETGYL; this is translated from the coding sequence ATGAAAACGTATCTTGGAAGTTGCCATTGCGGCGCCGTGCGCTTCGAGGCCGATATCGACCTGAGCCTGGAAACGTTGCGCTGCAACTGTTCGTTTTGCAAAAAGATCCGCTGGTGGGCGGCGATCGTGAAGCCGGAATCGTTCCGCCTGCTGTGCGGCGCGTCGGAGCTGAGCGATTATCAGTTCCAGCGCCGGGTCGAGCATCACCTGTTCTGCCGCCACTGCGGGGTGCCGCCGTTCTGCATCGGCCAGTCGCCCCGCCTGGGCAAATTTTACGGCGTCAATATCGCCTGCCTGGACGGCGTCACCGACGACGAACTGTCCTGGGTGCCGGTGCGCTACGTGGACGGACGCAACGACGAGTGGGACAAGCCGCCCGCCGAAACGGGCTATTTGTAA